The DNA region GGTGCCCGGCCGCCACATGGCGCTCAACGCGCTGGGCGCGCTGCTGGCCGCCCGCGCCACCGGCGCCGATCTCGGCGAAATCATCCAGGGCCTGGAGGGTTTCGGCGGGGTGCACCGCCGCTTCCAGCTCACCGGGCGCGAGAACGGCGTGCGCGTCTTCGACGACTACGCCCACCACCCGACCGAGGTGCGCGCGGTGCTCTCCGCGGCCGCCGAACTGGTGGCGCAGGAGGCGCGCGACGGCGCGCGGTCGCGCCCGGGCCGGGTGATCGTGGTGTTCCAGCCCCACTTGTACAGTCGCACCGCCACTTTCGCGACCGAGTTCGGCACGGCGCTGTCGCTGGCCGACGAGGTCGTGGTGCTCGATGTGTACGGCGCGCGCGAGGAGCCGCTGCCGGGGGTGAACGGCGCGCTGGTCGCGGCGTCGGTCACCAAACCCGTGCACTACCAGCCGGATATGTCGCGGGTCGGCAAGCAGGTGGGCGCGCTGGCGCGGCCCGGCGACGTGGTGATCACCATGGGCGCGGGCGATGTGACCATGCTGGGCAGCCAGATTCTCGACGGGCTGCGCGCGCGACCTTCGCACGGGCGGTGAGCAACGGTGAGCGCGGGTGGGGGAGCGGTGGATCGGCCGGATCCGGCCGCAGACGGCGGCTACGCCGCGGACGGTCATGACTCGGATTCCGGCGGTGCCGAATCCGCTGAGGTGACCGCGGGCGCCGCCGAGCGGGCCGCGGCCCGCCGGGCCCGGCTGCGGCGGGGCCGGGAGCCGCGCGAATCCCGGGTGGTCGCCGCGTGGCGGTCGACCCGGGTGCGGATCGGGGTGCTGGTGGGTGCGGTGCTGCTGATCGCATTCGGACTGGTCGCCTGGTTCACTCCGCTGCTGTCGGTGCGTACCGTCGATGTCGAGGGCTTGGCCGCGGTACCGGAAGAGCAGGTGCTGCAAGCCCTCCAGGTCCCGGATGGTCTGTCCATGCTGCGGCTCGACACCGACGCCATGGCCGAACAGGTTTCCCAGCTGCCCAAGGTCCGCTCGGTGCGCGTACAGCGGGTGTTCCCGTCGACGGTCCGGGTGACGGTCGCCGAACGTACCCCGGTGCTGTACTTCGACAGTCCCGACGGCGCGCATCTGCTCGATTGCGACAGCGTGGAATTCGCGATCGAACCGCCGGCGCCCGGGGTGCCCAAACTGGTCACCGATCATCCGGGCGGAACCGACGCGGTGACCAAGGCGGCCGTGGCCGTGATGGCCGCGATTCCGATTCCGCTGCGCGATCAGGTCGGCGTGGGAGCGGTTGTGGCTCGCTCGGTTTCGGATATTGCCCTGGAGTTGCGTGACGGCCGTACCGTGCTGTGGGGCGGCACCGTCGATTCCGCCCGCAAGGCCGCGGTGGTCGGACCCCTGCTTTCCCAGCCGGGCAAGGTATTCGATGTTTCGAGTCCGAATCTGGTCACGGTAAAGTGAGCGACACCCATTGGGCCGCCGAAATTTTCGGTGGTTTGCCGGAAGGCCACCGACGGTTCCGTTCCAGGACCGGAGGGCAACCGTCCACGATACGATGCTCGAGTGGGCCGGACGAGGCGAATCACACAAGATTCTGACACTCGTTGCGGCGCGCCTGCGCCCGTAACGCGGTGGCTGCGAATACCGTTCGGCACCAGTCGGATACTTGACATAACGCTGAAGCTATGGTTGAGGGTTTATCGGACCGAGACCATTGCGTCGTTATATAGCGAGTAACCGAAGACGACAAGCTGTTTCAGATCGAAGGAAGGCGAGAGCCCATGACGCCCCCGCACAACTACCTTGCTGTGATCAAGGTCGTCGGTATCGGCGGCGGCGGCGTGAACGCCGTCAACCGGATGATCGAGCAGGGACTCAAGGGAGTCGAGTTCATCGCGGTCAACACCGACGCGCAAGCGCTGTTGATGTCGGACGCCGATGTGAAACTCGACGTCGGCCGTGAACTCACCCGCGGTCTCGGCGCCGGCGCCGATCCGGAGGTCGGCCGCAAGGCCGCCGAAGACCACAAGGACGAGATCGAGGAAGTGCTCAAGGGCGCCGACATGGTCTTCGTGACCGCCGGCGAGGGCGGTGGCACCGGCACCGGCGGCGCGCCCGTGGTGGCCTCCATCGCCCGCAAGCTCGGCGCGCTCACCATCGGTGTCGTCACCCGGCCCTTCTCGTTC from Nocardia tengchongensis includes:
- a CDS encoding FtsQ-type POTRA domain-containing protein; translation: MSAGGGAVDRPDPAADGGYAADGHDSDSGGAESAEVTAGAAERAAARRARLRRGREPRESRVVAAWRSTRVRIGVLVGAVLLIAFGLVAWFTPLLSVRTVDVEGLAAVPEEQVLQALQVPDGLSMLRLDTDAMAEQVSQLPKVRSVRVQRVFPSTVRVTVAERTPVLYFDSPDGAHLLDCDSVEFAIEPPAPGVPKLVTDHPGGTDAVTKAAVAVMAAIPIPLRDQVGVGAVVARSVSDIALELRDGRTVLWGGTVDSARKAAVVGPLLSQPGKVFDVSSPNLVTVK